CGATGCCGCATTGACAGCGCACGAATTGATTAAAGTCCGTGTTTTTGGCGATGATCGTGCTGAACGTATTGAAATTTGTGATGCCCTGTGTGAAACACTGGGTGCGCAACTGGTGCAACATATTGGTAAATTACTTGTTTTGTGGCGTAAAAAACCGGACAACGAATAATTTAAACTGAATAAACAGCAGAAGTATTTTTTTAACCCACTTTATCATATCCTTCTGTTGTATTTATGCAGCATAAAACAAATTATTCCATTATTCTAAGTATAAAAGTACAAATACGGTTGCCTGTTTTTGTAAATAACCTCAAAATTACAAAATCATAACGGCCGCACCCTGTCGGCCGATTATTTTATTCTTAATCCTTCACAAAATATAAAAGCAAACCGATGAATGCTCAACAATATGAAGAATCTTTTCTGCTTGCAGAAAAATTAATCACTCAAGACCCACCTGACTTTGCACGAGCTATCCCTTTGCTCTGCGAAGCAGCAGAAGCCGGGCATGTTGAGGCCGCATTTCAGCTGGCAGGATGCCTGATCGAACACCACGAAAATGCGCAAGATTTAGCAATTGCTGTCTCATATCTCAAACAAGCTGCCCAAGCCGGTCACCCATATGCCCGTTACAACCTTCTGCAAATAGAAGAAAGCAGAGGGATTGCAATAGAAGACTTAGTTGGTGCCTATCAAGAGCTTGCCGAAGAAGGATTGGCTCCTGCCCAGCTGCGCCTGATGCGTTTATATGCAGATAACGGCAATGACCAAGAAGCAGTCAAATGGGCATTGAAAGCTGCCGAACAGCAAAATCCTCAGGCACAATACTTCTTAGCCCAACATTACCAATATTCCAGCTCTCCTGATTTAGAATATTCCCATAAACTTTATCAGCAATCCGCTGCACAGGGATTTATTGCTGCACACTGGCAACTCGGCCTTCAATACAAATTGGGGCAAGGTGTTGCACAAAACCCTGAAAAAGCAATCGAACATTTGCGTATTGCCGCCGATTACGACATTGTTCCGGCGCAAACTTCTCTTGCAGAACTCCTGGCCGCATCAAATCCTGCTGAAGCATTGGAATGGTTTGAAAAAGCTGCCGAACAAGGTGACAGCAATGCGCATGTAGCACTTGCCGAAATCTATCTATTGGGTAAAAACACCGAGCGGGACCCTCAAAAGGCCTATCAGCACGCTAAATTTGCAGCGGATCAAAATGATCCGGAAGGTTTGCGTCTTTTAGGTGATATCCATCGTTATGGATTGGGACGAGCAGTTGATGCAGACACCGCGCGTCAATATTATCAACGCTCGGCTGATTTAGGTAATCTTGTCGCCTACCAAAAACTTCTGTCTGACAGCGCATTGAATAACCAGCAAAACTATGAACTGACGAAAGAAATCGCCCTCCAACGTCAAGAGGCTGAACGTCTATACAAGCTGGCATTTGCAGCGCACTATGGCTTAAAACGCCAACAAAATTACGCTGAAGCACTGGATCTATACCATCAGTCCGCAGAACGTGGGCACAGCAAATCCCAAACCAATCTTGGCATGATGTATTACAGCGGACAAGGTGTACCTGTCGACTACGCCCAAGCTGCAAAATGGTTTGAAGCAGCAGCCAAGCAAAGAGACACAATGGCTCAATATAATCTTGCCTGTCTGTATTATCACGGTATGGGCGTAGAAAAAGACATCAATAATGCATGTTTTTGGCTGCAAGAAGCTATCCAACATGGACATGAACAGCAAGACGTTCTCAAAGAGCTTTTGGCTCAATGGAAGCAGTTCGCTCAAAAAGCTTCTGCCGCTTAAAGGCCGTCTGAAATTCTAACTTCCTACATAAATGACATGTCAGAGCTAAACTAAACAGCCTGTACATGTCATTTTTTTTATTTACCCTTCCCCAATAATCGTCATCTTCAAATCCCATTCCCTCTTAATCTCTTTAAAGTTTTCAGACGACCTATCCTCTTTGCAAAGAATCAGATAATCTAAATTTTCCCTTTCAAACCCTAAATCCAATATAAACTTTCAATTCACAACAAAATTTGAAAAATATTTTTCGTATTCGAATCCATTTACTCAAATATCTGATACTTTTTACTGTACCCACTCAATATCCCGATTTAAAAACAAGCTCCATAACTCTTTTAAAAAATCTTATTTCAACCTTTACATCCTATCAATATCTACAGCATGATTTGCCAGTTTGCCCAATTACTGATAGCATTTGCAGGTTAGCCGGTTCGTAAAAAGTTCAATTCTTTCTGATTTTCCATCAATGGCTATAACGTATTGAAAATATTTCAGTAATTAAAACTTTTTTCGAATTTGACTCTAGGAATTTTCGTTTTTAACTCACATATGTTCGCAAACGAAAATATCGGAGTAATACTCCGTCATTGAAAACACTCAACACAAGGATAGATATTATGTCCACCCAATTACACGATGTTGACCCAATTGAAACCAAAGAATGGTTAGACGCGTTAAGCTCTGTTTTAGAATATGAAGGCAGCGAGCGCGCCCAGTATCTGCTGGAAAGTTTGGTCAAATACAGCCGTGACAAAGGCATCCGTATGCCTCACGGTACCACTACTCCATACTTGAACACCGTTTCCGTTGAAGACGAAAAAGGCATCCCTGGCGACCAAAACATCGAACACCGCATCCGTGCATTCGTTCGTTGGAACGCTGCCGCTATCGTTTTGCGCGCGGGTAAAAAAGATTTGGAATTGGGTGGACACATTGCATCTTTCCAATCAGCCGCCACTATGTATGAAGTCGGCTTCAACCACTTCTGGAAAGCTAAAGGCGAAGGCGAAGAAGGCGATTTGGTATTCTTCCAAGGCCACGTTGCCCCTGGTATCTATGCACGCGCTTTCGTTGAAGGCCGTCTGACTGAAGACCAATTGAACAACTTCCGTCAAGAAGTTGACGGTAAAGGTCTGCCTTCTTACCCTCACCCTCACCTGTTGCCTGACTTCTGGCAATTCCCAACCGTATCTATGGGTCTTGGCCCATTGATGGCGATTTACCAAGCCCGTTTCCTAAAATACTTGGAATCTCGCGGCCTGGCTAAAACCAAAGGCCGTAAAGTATGGGTATTCTGTGGCGACGGCGAAATGGACGAACCTGAAAGCCAAGGTGCTATTGCTCTGGCTTCACGCGAAGGCTTGGACAACTTAGTATTCGTCATCAACTGTAACCTGCAACGTTTGGACGGCCCAGTACGCGGTAACGGCAAAATC
This region of Neisseria subflava genomic DNA includes:
- the yhbY gene encoding ribosome assembly RNA-binding protein YhbY; the encoded protein is MNDNKLSTKEILALKAQAHHLHPVVMVGQQGLTDSVIKETDAALTAHELIKVRVFGDDRAERIEICDALCETLGAQLVQHIGKLLVLWRKKPDNE
- a CDS encoding tetratricopeptide repeat protein, yielding MNAQQYEESFLLAEKLITQDPPDFARAIPLLCEAAEAGHVEAAFQLAGCLIEHHENAQDLAIAVSYLKQAAQAGHPYARYNLLQIEESRGIAIEDLVGAYQELAEEGLAPAQLRLMRLYADNGNDQEAVKWALKAAEQQNPQAQYFLAQHYQYSSSPDLEYSHKLYQQSAAQGFIAAHWQLGLQYKLGQGVAQNPEKAIEHLRIAADYDIVPAQTSLAELLAASNPAEALEWFEKAAEQGDSNAHVALAEIYLLGKNTERDPQKAYQHAKFAADQNDPEGLRLLGDIHRYGLGRAVDADTARQYYQRSADLGNLVAYQKLLSDSALNNQQNYELTKEIALQRQEAERLYKLAFAAHYGLKRQQNYAEALDLYHQSAERGHSKSQTNLGMMYYSGQGVPVDYAQAAKWFEAAAKQRDTMAQYNLACLYYHGMGVEKDINNACFWLQEAIQHGHEQQDVLKELLAQWKQFAQKASAA